The DNA region AAACTCGATTTCTTCGAGCTCTTCGGACTCAGTTTCTGTCTCAATGGTTAAAAGATCTCGAAAAAATGAAACGGGAGAACTCATCACCAAGCCATGCAACACACCTGAGGCAATTAAGCTGCTTGCAAGAAAAATTTTGAGGATTTTTATTTCCCGCTGCCGTTGCTGTTCAATAATCTCGTTATAGTTCATCGATCTGAAACTGAGTGGGATGGTGACTTAGTGTGGTTATTAAGGCTTAATCTGCTTTAGATTTGGTGGCGATCGCCAATTTTGCCCCTTCGATCTGCCGGACTTGGTCAATGACGGTGACAACTTTGTCATGGGTCACTGCCCCATCGGCATTGAGGACGACGACAAGGTTCGTCTCGGATTCAACGAGGTCAGTGATTTCGTCTTTGAGATCATCCAGTGATACTTCGCTTTTGTTGAGATAAACAATCCCTGCTTCATCAAGGGTGACTGTTGCCTTAACCGAATCCTGAGACTGAGATGTCTTTGCTTTAGGGAGGTTGACTGTTAATGCTTCGAAGCGACCCAAAAAGAGAGTCGAAATGATGAAAAATGTCAGGATCGCAAAGATCACATCAATCATCGGCACAATATTGATTTGAGGCGGCAAATCTGGTTCATCAATGGCGTGGCGACGCATTAGGAAACCTCCACTGGTTCAGGCGTAGCTTCTGGCTTTCCATAGCGATGATGGCGGCGATGCAGCAATTCTAGTTCGGCTGTGTATTCCTGAAATAAAGCCAATTGCCTGAGATAAAAACCCCGAAAAGTATTCGCAAAAAATAGTGTAAAAACTGCGACAACTAGTCCAAAGGCAGTGGAGGTGAGTGCTTCACTAATACCGGAGGTAACACCTGCACTTTCTGAGCCACCAATAGAGCTAAAGTCGATAGAACTGAAAGATTGAATCAGTCCCAAAACTGTTCCGAGGAGACCGAGCAGAGGCGATAACGCAATAATCGTGTCGAAAATATTGTTAAATCGTTTGATGACCGGAATTTCTGCTTGGATTGCGCCGCTAATGGCTAGCTCCAATTCATCTGGTTCCGCGTCTTCAAGGGACAGTGCCTCAAGGAAAATACGAGCCATTGGTAGGTTGACATGACGCTGAAGCCGCTGTCTTGCGGCATCTGGGTCATGAGCATAGGTCTTTAAAACTGCCTTTGCGACCTTTGTTTGTTGGCTATTAATGCGATACCAAAATGCAATCCGCTCAAGCACAAGGGCGATCGCCACGATTGAAAAAATCAGTAGTGGGACTGCCACGATTCCTGCTGTTGCGATAAGTTCACCGAGCCTCTGCATATTACCTCCAGAGCATGGACGGATACCAAGGTAAGCACCGCGTTATTAATTGAGAATCTTTATTATTACAAAGGTAGATAGATTCTAGATTTATTGCGATAAAAAGTCAATAAATACACGGAAGTATTTATTGACTTATAGAGGAGGTGATATATCGGGGCGTGTGGAAATGGCGTTTTATAACATATTCTCAATCAAGTAAACTTAGGGGAAAGCTTGTTCTGTAAGGGAATTGTTGCAGAGAGAGCGGTCTGATATTTAGATTTCTGCTGTAATGTTATTTGCTTATGCTGGAACTAGGTATTGTCTGACATAAAGGCTGAAAGTTGAAGATATACTTATAAATAATGATACTTATTATCATAAAATATCTGCTCTGCTTTCGTTGGTAACCTGCACTCATTACTAAAAAAGATGGGTTGAGTATTGCGGTGTAAATACTCAACCCATCTCATATCATTTTTGTGATCAGGCGATCGCCAGACTTAAGATGCTAGCGCAACCTCAAGCATCTCGTGAAGTTCGCGATTGTTATACAGCTCGATCATGATGTCAGATCCGCCGATGAATTCTCCATTTACATACACCTGAGGAATAGTTGGCCAGTTGGAAAACTCTTTGATTCCTTGGCGCACATCATAATCTTCAAGCACATCAAACGTTTTGAACTCAACGCCAACACTATTGAGAATCTGAACCACATTATTGGAGAAACCACATTGAGGCATTAATTTTGTACCTTTCATAAATACAAAAATCTTGCTGCTATTAACGAGTTCTTCAAGTTTTGCCTTGGTTTCAGGTGTTAAAGACATAGCGATAATTCCTTGTAGATAAACAGTAAATAATTATGTGATGGGATAGTTGTGATAAAAGCAACTAGGATGGTTCCCCAGCTTCTTGCCATTTGTCTGGTGTAAAGGTGCGCAGAGCAAGGGCATGAATCGCCTCAGTTGCCATTTCGTCTTTCAGAGCCGCGTAGACCATTTGGTGCTGACGAACGCGGGTTTTTCCAGCAAAATCGGGTGAAACAACAATGGCTTCAAGGTGATCTCCACCGCCCGTTAAATCCTTCACAAAGACTGTGGCATCACCGAGATGTCCCTCAATGGAATTTTTTACGGCTGATAGGCTAACCATATAGTTTATGAAGCAATAAGAGTTTGCAGATGTAATGTAATCTTTATCGATTGTATCTTCACAACGCCCAAAGATGTTTTTAGGCGATCGCAATCTCATCTTGAATTTTTTGCCAAGCTATTTGCGGATCCGATGCTTTGGTAATCGGGCGACCAATTACTAAATGATTAGCTCCCTGTCTAATCGCATCACTCGGAGTCATAATGCGTTGCTGATCACCTGTTTGTGTCCATGTTGGACGGACTCCCGGGCAAACGAGCGTAAACTCTTTACCATTTATCTCTCGTAAGATTTTTGCTTCATGGGGAGAACAGACTGCACCATCTAACCCAGACTGCTTTGCCAAACTCGCCATCTGTTGCGCAAAGGCTTGTAGATCAATCGAAACTTTGAGATCATCCCGCAAATTTTGAGGGCTTAAACTAGTGAGTACCGTAATGGCAATTAATTTTGTGGGCGAATCTCCCAGTGCTTCTTTGGCGCGTTGCATTGCCTCAGTACCAGCCGTCGCGTGCATTGTGAGTAAATCGACTTCATACTCTTTCGCTGAACGGCAAGCTCCTGCCACTGTATTGGGAATGTCGTGAAATTTCAGATCAAGGAAAATCTGCTTCTTCTGTTTTTTTAGATATTTTAGAATTTCTGCACCTGTCGCCACAAATAGTTCTAAACCGACTTTCCAGAAATTCACTTCTGGCAATGCGTCTACTAAGGCGATCGCTGCCGAAAGATTTGGTACATCGAGCGGCACAATTACGACATTATTTTGTTTGATCATTCTGTTCTTTTCACAAAGCAAGCCACTGTTCACCATAGCTTTTTCATTGTCTACGTCAATGGCGATCGCCTCAACCAAATTTTGTTTTGTCAATTTCTTAAATGATTATCTCATTTAGGATATACGGAGATTCCCTCGTATATTTTTGTAGAA from [Leptolyngbya] sp. PCC 7376 includes:
- a CDS encoding MotA/TolQ/ExbB proton channel family protein, whose product is MQRLGELIATAGIVAVPLLIFSIVAIALVLERIAFWYRINSQQTKVAKAVLKTYAHDPDAARQRLQRHVNLPMARIFLEALSLEDAEPDELELAISGAIQAEIPVIKRFNNIFDTIIALSPLLGLLGTVLGLIQSFSSIDFSSIGGSESAGVTSGISEALTSTAFGLVVAVFTLFFANTFRGFYLRQLALFQEYTAELELLHRRHHRYGKPEATPEPVEVS
- the pyrF gene encoding orotidine-5'-phosphate decarboxylase, whose protein sequence is MIKQNNVVIVPLDVPNLSAAIALVDALPEVNFWKVGLELFVATGAEILKYLKKQKKQIFLDLKFHDIPNTVAGACRSAKEYEVDLLTMHATAGTEAMQRAKEALGDSPTKLIAITVLTSLSPQNLRDDLKVSIDLQAFAQQMASLAKQSGLDGAVCSPHEAKILREINGKEFTLVCPGVRPTWTQTGDQQRIMTPSDAIRQGANHLVIGRPITKASDPQIAWQKIQDEIAIA
- a CDS encoding BolA family protein → MVSLSAVKNSIEGHLGDATVFVKDLTGGGDHLEAIVVSPDFAGKTRVRQHQMVYAALKDEMATEAIHALALRTFTPDKWQEAGEPS
- a CDS encoding biopolymer transporter ExbD, giving the protein MRRHAIDEPDLPPQINIVPMIDVIFAILTFFIISTLFLGRFEALTVNLPKAKTSQSQDSVKATVTLDEAGIVYLNKSEVSLDDLKDEITDLVESETNLVVVLNADGAVTHDKVVTVIDQVRQIEGAKLAIATKSKAD
- the grxD gene encoding Grx4 family monothiol glutaredoxin, translating into MSLTPETKAKLEELVNSSKIFVFMKGTKLMPQCGFSNNVVQILNSVGVEFKTFDVLEDYDVRQGIKEFSNWPTIPQVYVNGEFIGGSDIMIELYNNRELHEMLEVALAS